One Gimesia aquarii DNA segment encodes these proteins:
- a CDS encoding UbiD family decarboxylase, which translates to MNNTIMMNADHLADFVTDFEESGQVKRISAPVESELELAAITEYVIKSNQNDTAPALLFDNVIGHKIPVLTNLYGSLPRMLQILRTGSLDTIADRVTGLLQPDLPEGWLDSLQMIPQFSQLLNIKPRVVKTASCQQVVKLGRDVNLREFPLLKCWPDEEYSTITAAQIVTFDPDTNTRFVNTRPIQVISDQQLAIRWSQHDAGHQLLQKYQSRAQQMPVAVVLGGDPVCLYTAHAPLPTPTDPYAFSGFLRNRALELVKGRTIDLDVPAQAEIVMEGFIDTTTEPQEVSVVANPTGYYSAAEMVLPLHLSAVTHRANPIWPALIPAAPPAEEGIFSQANERIFLPLLKLMVPEIVDVHFPSAGVGRYLMFVSIQKSYPQQARRVVNALWSLERLLSLKMIVVVDQDVNVHDEQEIWYHVSTNVDPGRDLIDSEGPGDVYDHSSNVMGIGHKLGFDATRKSMAEGHSREWPAALKMTSDIEQRVRSRLDELGLS; encoded by the coding sequence ATGAATAACACCATAATGATGAATGCGGACCATCTGGCCGATTTTGTAACAGACTTCGAAGAATCGGGGCAGGTAAAACGCATCTCTGCTCCCGTGGAATCGGAGTTGGAACTCGCCGCGATTACAGAATATGTCATCAAGTCGAACCAGAACGATACTGCACCAGCCCTGTTGTTCGATAACGTGATCGGGCATAAAATCCCTGTGCTCACAAACTTGTATGGTAGTCTGCCGCGGATGCTGCAGATTTTGCGTACTGGTTCTCTCGATACAATTGCCGATCGAGTAACGGGGTTGTTACAGCCTGACCTTCCGGAAGGCTGGCTCGATTCTTTGCAGATGATTCCACAGTTTTCGCAGTTGCTCAATATCAAACCGCGAGTTGTCAAAACAGCCAGTTGCCAACAGGTAGTCAAATTAGGTCGGGATGTCAACCTCAGAGAATTTCCTCTCCTAAAGTGTTGGCCGGATGAAGAATATTCGACAATCACGGCGGCACAAATTGTGACCTTTGATCCCGATACCAATACCCGATTTGTCAATACACGTCCGATTCAAGTCATTTCAGATCAGCAATTGGCCATTCGCTGGAGCCAGCATGACGCGGGTCACCAGCTCTTGCAGAAATATCAGTCTCGCGCGCAGCAAATGCCGGTGGCGGTAGTATTAGGAGGTGACCCGGTTTGCCTCTATACAGCTCACGCACCACTTCCAACGCCAACGGATCCTTATGCCTTCAGCGGTTTTCTCCGCAATCGCGCTTTGGAACTGGTCAAAGGTCGCACCATCGATCTTGATGTTCCCGCACAGGCAGAAATTGTAATGGAAGGCTTCATTGATACCACAACAGAACCACAGGAAGTGAGTGTGGTCGCCAACCCTACAGGTTATTACAGTGCAGCGGAAATGGTGTTGCCATTACATTTGTCTGCCGTCACGCATCGCGCGAATCCGATTTGGCCGGCTTTGATTCCTGCCGCACCGCCCGCGGAAGAGGGTATCTTTTCTCAGGCAAACGAACGAATCTTTCTGCCCTTGTTGAAATTAATGGTACCGGAAATCGTAGATGTTCATTTTCCCTCAGCAGGAGTGGGACGCTATTTGATGTTCGTGAGTATCCAGAAATCTTATCCGCAGCAGGCACGCCGCGTCGTGAATGCATTGTGGAGTCTGGAACGCTTACTCTCATTAAAGATGATTGTTGTCGTGGATCAGGATGTGAACGTGCATGATGAGCAGGAAATCTGGTATCATGTCAGTACTAATGTGGATCCCGGACGTGATTTGATTGACTCGGAAGGTCCCGGCGATGTGTATGATCACAGTTCAAATGTGATGGGTATCGGCCATAAGCTGGGATTCGATGCGACCCGGAAATCAATGGCAGAAGGCCATTCCCGCGAATGGCCCGCTGCGCTCAAAATGACATCAGACATAGAACAGCGCGTACGTAGCCGATTAGATGAACTAGGCCTTTCCTGA
- a CDS encoding bile acid:sodium symporter family protein: MLQRFLLFWLVLLSAVAVFWDQLIPFDFHPFHASKPYLSYLFALTMFVIGALLPADEVQEVFRRWHTVLSGTFVQYTVMPGLAYLMSLFFLNNPELRIGIILVGCVPGAMASNVLTLAARGNVSYSVCLTTTATLLSPLIVPLFLYLAVAGTDINAVQLAIDTFVKLLLQVVIPVIAGHLLARKNQRFSRFMQLIGPTFANLSILWIIATIISLNQNRLQQVFLSLAATLLVINILGYLFGYLAGTVVRLDEAKRRALTLEVGMQNAGLGAVLASDLFPGKELIALPPALYMFGCMLTGTILAQVWSRKQERKETAEDQSERMFST, encoded by the coding sequence ATGCTGCAACGCTTTCTGCTATTCTGGCTGGTTCTATTATCTGCTGTCGCTGTCTTCTGGGATCAACTCATTCCCTTCGATTTCCACCCCTTTCATGCTTCGAAGCCTTATCTTTCGTATTTATTTGCTTTGACGATGTTCGTTATCGGCGCATTGCTTCCCGCCGATGAAGTACAGGAGGTCTTCCGCCGTTGGCATACCGTATTAAGTGGCACATTTGTGCAATATACTGTCATGCCTGGATTGGCTTATCTGATGAGCCTGTTCTTTTTAAACAATCCAGAGCTGCGCATTGGTATTATTCTGGTAGGCTGTGTTCCCGGTGCCATGGCCTCGAATGTATTAACCCTGGCTGCACGAGGGAACGTCAGTTATTCGGTCTGTCTGACCACAACAGCGACCCTGCTCTCACCCTTGATCGTCCCGCTATTCTTATATCTCGCAGTTGCGGGTACTGATATTAACGCAGTACAACTCGCGATCGACACATTTGTGAAATTACTGCTGCAAGTTGTCATTCCCGTGATTGCCGGGCATCTGCTCGCTCGCAAAAATCAACGATTCAGTCGATTCATGCAGTTAATTGGACCGACGTTCGCTAATCTTTCGATCTTATGGATCATTGCGACCATTATCAGTTTGAATCAGAATCGTCTGCAGCAGGTGTTTTTGTCTCTTGCAGCGACTTTACTGGTGATTAACATTTTGGGATATCTGTTTGGGTATCTCGCCGGTACGGTCGTCAGACTCGATGAAGCAAAACGAAGAGCACTAACACTCGAAGTGGGCATGCAGAATGCTGGTTTGGGAGCAGTCCTGGCGAGTGATTTGTTTCCGGGCAAAGAATTGATTGCACTTCCGCCCGCCCTTTATATGTTTGGTTGTATGTTGACGGGAACCATCCTGGCGCAAGTCTGGTCACGGAAACAAGAGCGAAAAGAAACAGCAGAAGATCAAAGCGAGAGAATGTTCTCAACGTAA
- a CDS encoding transcriptional regulator produces MNTRLSDESDSASLPREVIDLGKKIAELPPELQSQLEVSYSRVVESVKRRRRILGLIQEALAQLRLDVKYLMFDLDATKKERDELKARLEET; encoded by the coding sequence ATGAATACGCGACTTTCCGACGAATCAGATAGTGCAAGTTTACCCCGTGAAGTAATCGATCTGGGTAAGAAAATCGCAGAGCTTCCACCAGAGCTTCAGTCGCAGTTGGAAGTTTCCTATTCACGAGTTGTGGAATCTGTGAAACGCCGCCGTCGTATTCTGGGTCTGATTCAAGAAGCATTGGCTCAGCTACGTCTGGATGTCAAATATCTGATGTTCGATTTGGATGCTACCAAAAAAGAACGTGACGAATTGAAAGCGCGCCTCGAAGAAACCTAA
- the fbaA gene encoding class II fructose-bisphosphate aldolase, with translation MPIATPAQYAAMLDAAQEGNYAYPAMNVTSLVTINGALKAFAEKKSDGIIQVSTGGGQFASGLEQKDAVLGSIILAEATHRLAERYDVLIALHTDHCQPGKVDSFLKPLIAETTRRREAGLPNLFQSHMLDASELPLKENLELSVELLRLCAANEIILEVEAGVVGGEEDGVDNSDQPADKLYTSPEDMVAVYEALNGLGRYMFAATFGNVHGSYKPGSVKLRPEILKLGQEAVVAKYGKEAAFDLVFHGGSGTPEDQLRETLEYGVVKMNIDTDTQYAFTRPVVDHMMKNYDGVLKIEGEVGNKKVYDPRSYLKAAEQGVATRMGEACDDLYSTGKTIFGKV, from the coding sequence ATGCCGATTGCAACCCCAGCTCAATACGCAGCGATGCTGGATGCCGCTCAAGAAGGTAATTATGCCTATCCCGCAATGAACGTGACTTCTCTGGTCACAATCAATGGTGCTTTAAAAGCATTTGCAGAAAAAAAATCAGATGGAATCATTCAGGTTTCCACTGGCGGTGGCCAATTTGCCTCCGGCCTGGAACAGAAAGACGCCGTCTTGGGGTCAATCATTTTAGCAGAAGCAACTCACCGATTAGCAGAACGCTATGATGTGCTGATTGCCCTGCATACCGATCATTGCCAACCCGGAAAAGTCGATTCATTCCTGAAACCATTAATTGCCGAAACAACCCGACGTCGTGAGGCCGGACTTCCGAACTTATTCCAGTCACATATGTTGGATGCATCGGAATTGCCTTTAAAAGAAAATCTGGAATTGTCTGTCGAACTTTTAAGGCTATGTGCAGCAAATGAAATCATTCTGGAAGTAGAAGCCGGTGTTGTAGGTGGTGAAGAGGATGGAGTTGACAACTCGGATCAGCCTGCCGACAAACTTTATACTTCCCCCGAAGATATGGTTGCCGTCTATGAAGCACTGAATGGTCTGGGCCGTTATATGTTCGCGGCAACTTTCGGAAATGTACATGGCAGTTACAAACCGGGTTCGGTCAAGCTGCGACCAGAAATTCTCAAGCTCGGCCAGGAAGCAGTAGTTGCCAAATATGGTAAAGAGGCAGCGTTCGATCTCGTCTTTCATGGTGGCTCTGGTACCCCTGAAGATCAACTGCGTGAGACACTGGAATATGGTGTCGTGAAGATGAATATTGATACTGACACACAGTATGCCTTCACTCGTCCTGTAGTAGATCATATGATGAAGAACTACGATGGCGTTTTAAAAATTGAAGGAGAAGTTGGCAACAAAAAAGTTTACGACCCCCGAAGCTATCTGAAAGCGGCAGAACAAGGTGTCGCAACCCGTATGGGCGAAGCTTGTGATGACCTCTATTCCACAGGAAAGACAATCTTCGGCAAGGTTTAG
- the ispF gene encoding 2-C-methyl-D-erythritol 2,4-cyclodiphosphate synthase — protein MASQPLSDNLPEIRIGSGQDCHRLASGYQLIIGGVPIEFEMGLVGHSDADVLLHAITDALLGAAGLGDIGEMFPNTEERWKDADSRDLLIAAYQKVQKADWQIVNLDCTISAERPKLAAYKPLIRKSIATTLNIHEQQINIKAKTGERVGPVGRQEAMTADAIVLLTREK, from the coding sequence ATGGCATCACAACCATTATCTGACAATTTACCTGAAATACGCATTGGTTCTGGCCAGGACTGCCACCGGCTCGCATCCGGCTACCAGCTCATTATAGGAGGAGTCCCCATTGAGTTTGAAATGGGACTTGTTGGACATAGTGATGCGGACGTCCTGCTGCATGCGATAACGGATGCTCTCCTGGGAGCAGCCGGTCTGGGTGATATCGGCGAGATGTTTCCTAACACGGAAGAGCGCTGGAAAGATGCCGACTCACGAGATTTACTGATCGCAGCCTACCAGAAGGTTCAGAAGGCAGATTGGCAAATAGTAAACCTGGATTGCACAATTTCGGCTGAACGACCTAAACTAGCTGCTTACAAACCATTAATTCGAAAATCAATCGCCACGACACTCAACATTCACGAGCAGCAAATTAACATCAAAGCCAAAACAGGAGAACGTGTGGGTCCGGTGGGAAGACAAGAAGCGATGACGGCAGATGCTATCGTGCTTTTAACACGTGAAAAATAA
- the cysS gene encoding cysteine--tRNA ligase, with the protein MTLRIYNTLSRKKEDFQTLKPGKVGIYLCGPTVYKHAHIGHMVGPVIIDTIARYLKYNNYEVKFVNNITDIDDKLINRAAELSTTVDKLATEMTQDYFENLETMGVDTITDFPKATDYIPEMLEIIQSLIEKGNAYPLDGDVYFSAESDPNYGSLSGRKIEEMIAGTRVEANDKKKNPADFALWKRSREGEPAWDSPWGPGRPGWHIECSAMSRKLLGDSFDIHGGGLDLMFPHHENERAQSECCTGKNYVRYWVHNGLMQASDAPGKVGGQHDRHGDVVVDQEAQEADKLSGSKGAASVKELFAIHPPELVRLFLLSTHYRSPIAFSDENIQETGKGVEGFYRFFETYERITGESFYNLPASEKREHSVSLEGTPAEYFQQLSELRQRFLEAMDDDFNTGGAIGVLFELRSTLNALIHEEKLDGEGKQNQPMIEALKSGACLLKELSNLLGVFRKAPEKEAEADDGLANQLMELVLEIREEARASKNWDIADKIRDGLAACQITVEDRPEGSLWRRG; encoded by the coding sequence ATGACACTAAGAATTTACAATACTCTGAGTCGAAAAAAAGAAGACTTTCAAACTCTCAAACCAGGGAAAGTGGGTATCTATCTCTGTGGCCCCACAGTTTATAAACATGCTCACATCGGCCACATGGTGGGACCGGTGATTATCGATACCATCGCACGCTATTTAAAGTACAACAACTATGAAGTCAAATTCGTCAACAATATCACAGACATCGACGACAAGCTGATCAACAGAGCCGCCGAACTGAGTACCACGGTGGACAAGTTGGCGACTGAGATGACCCAGGATTACTTTGAAAACCTGGAAACAATGGGCGTCGATACGATTACTGATTTCCCCAAAGCAACCGATTACATCCCGGAAATGCTGGAGATCATTCAATCGTTGATCGAGAAAGGCAATGCGTATCCTCTCGATGGGGACGTCTATTTTTCGGCGGAGTCAGATCCTAATTATGGTTCTCTCAGCGGCCGCAAAATTGAAGAAATGATTGCGGGCACTCGTGTGGAAGCCAATGATAAAAAGAAGAACCCTGCTGACTTCGCACTTTGGAAACGATCGCGCGAGGGAGAACCTGCCTGGGACAGTCCCTGGGGACCAGGTCGTCCTGGTTGGCACATTGAATGTTCGGCTATGAGCCGCAAATTACTTGGGGATTCGTTTGACATCCATGGTGGTGGCCTCGATTTAATGTTCCCACATCATGAAAATGAACGCGCACAGTCAGAATGCTGTACGGGAAAAAATTACGTGCGTTACTGGGTCCACAATGGATTAATGCAGGCCAGTGATGCTCCCGGGAAAGTGGGAGGACAACACGACCGTCACGGAGATGTGGTTGTGGACCAGGAGGCGCAGGAAGCCGATAAGCTCTCGGGCTCCAAAGGTGCAGCTTCGGTGAAAGAGCTGTTCGCCATTCATCCCCCTGAGCTTGTCCGTTTGTTTTTACTGTCGACTCATTACCGTAGCCCCATCGCCTTCAGCGACGAAAATATTCAAGAAACCGGGAAAGGTGTCGAAGGATTCTACCGCTTCTTTGAGACGTATGAGCGGATCACAGGAGAAAGCTTTTACAATCTTCCTGCGTCAGAAAAACGAGAACATTCGGTTTCTCTGGAAGGAACGCCTGCGGAATACTTCCAGCAGCTATCAGAATTGCGTCAACGATTTCTGGAAGCAATGGATGACGACTTTAATACCGGGGGAGCGATCGGTGTACTATTCGAGTTACGTTCTACATTGAACGCATTAATCCATGAAGAAAAACTGGATGGTGAAGGAAAACAGAACCAGCCTATGATTGAGGCATTGAAATCGGGAGCCTGCCTGCTGAAAGAATTGTCGAATCTATTGGGTGTATTCCGCAAAGCACCTGAAAAAGAAGCAGAGGCCGATGATGGACTCGCCAATCAGTTGATGGAATTGGTATTGGAAATCCGAGAGGAGGCGCGTGCCAGTAAAAACTGGGACATCGCTGACAAAATTCGTGATGGACTGGCTGCTTGTCAAATTACTGTCGAAGATCGTCCTGAGGGTAGTCTCTGGCGTCGTGGCTAG
- the ruvC gene encoding crossover junction endodeoxyribonuclease RuvC: MNLNSTTDDEELRNPTRFLGIDPGLNRTGYALLEHSLKGPVLCEGGIIRSTQESNLANRVHEIASGIREVIDEYRPDVMVIEQVFTTPKFPKSSIIMAHARGAIIYVAHEATVPVVHYTPTQIKRLITGSGRASKEQMQHAIKTELGLKTILEPNDVADAFAAALCHYHTIRIACI, from the coding sequence ATGAATTTAAACTCGACAACGGATGATGAAGAGTTAAGAAATCCCACGCGGTTCCTGGGAATCGACCCCGGTCTCAACCGGACAGGCTACGCATTACTGGAACATTCGTTAAAAGGCCCGGTGCTCTGTGAAGGAGGAATCATTCGTTCTACTCAGGAATCGAATCTGGCAAACCGCGTGCATGAAATCGCATCAGGAATTCGGGAAGTCATTGACGAATATCGACCAGATGTAATGGTCATTGAACAGGTTTTTACGACGCCCAAATTTCCCAAAAGTTCGATCATCATGGCCCATGCCCGCGGCGCAATCATCTATGTAGCCCACGAAGCAACTGTTCCTGTCGTGCATTATACACCAACTCAAATTAAAAGACTCATTACTGGCAGTGGTCGGGCATCTAAAGAACAAATGCAACATGCCATCAAAACAGAACTCGGTCTGAAAACAATTCTGGAACCCAATGATGTCGCTGATGCATTTGCGGCAGCTTTGTGCCATTACCATACGATACGCATCGCCTGCATCTGA